The following are encoded together in the Oceanobacillus zhaokaii genome:
- the pdxS gene encoding pyridoxal 5'-phosphate synthase lyase subunit PdxS yields the protein MVNTFETDALSKEFIQIKKGGVIMDVINAEQAKIAEAAGAVAVMALERVPSDIRAAGGVARMANPRIIEEVVNAVSIPVMAKARIGHIVEAKVLEAMGIDYIDESEVLTPADEEFHLLKSQYSVPFVCGCRDLGEAARRIGEGASMLRTKGEPGTGNIVEAVRHIRKVNAQVRKVTLMSDDELMTEAKNLGAPYEILKQIKHEGKLPVTNFAAGGVATPADAALMMELGADGVFVGSGIFKSEDPEKFANAIVRATENYQDYDLIAKLSKELGSAMKGIDIAKLPAEERMQERGW from the coding sequence TTGGTAAATACATTCGAAACAGATGCATTAAGTAAGGAATTCATTCAAATTAAAAAAGGTGGCGTCATCATGGATGTCATCAATGCAGAGCAAGCAAAAATAGCTGAGGCTGCAGGAGCTGTTGCTGTTATGGCATTGGAAAGAGTTCCTTCAGATATTCGCGCTGCAGGCGGAGTTGCTCGTATGGCAAACCCGAGAATCATTGAAGAAGTAGTGAATGCTGTTTCAATTCCAGTAATGGCAAAGGCACGAATCGGTCACATCGTTGAAGCAAAAGTACTGGAAGCGATGGGCATTGATTATATCGATGAAAGTGAAGTATTAACACCTGCAGATGAGGAATTTCATCTGCTGAAGAGCCAATATTCCGTTCCATTTGTTTGCGGCTGCCGTGATTTAGGCGAAGCTGCCCGCCGAATTGGCGAAGGAGCTTCCATGCTTCGTACGAAGGGTGAGCCAGGAACTGGTAATATTGTTGAAGCTGTACGTCATATTCGCAAAGTAAATGCACAGGTTCGAAAAGTCACCTTAATGAGCGATGATGAGTTGATGACCGAAGCAAAAAATCTCGGTGCACCATATGAGATATTAAAGCAAATCAAACATGAAGGTAAATTGCCTGTAACTAACTTTGCAGCAGGTGGAGTTGCAACTCCCGCTGATGCTGCTTTAATGATGGAGTTAGGTGCTGATGGTGTATTTGTAGGTTCCGGCATCTTCAAATCCGAGGATCCTGAGAAATTCGCGAACGCAATTGTCCGTGCAACGGAAAATTACCAAGACTACGATTTAATTGCCAAGCTTTCAAAAGAACTTGGAAGCGCAATGAAGGGAATCGATATCGCTAAGCTTCCTGCTGAAGAGAGAATGCAAGAGCGCGGATGGTAA
- a CDS encoding PLP-dependent aminotransferase family protein, with amino-acid sequence MEMLACNLNRKSDVPLYEQLYGYIKHEITEGRLAYNSKLPSKRRLSEYLKISQNTVETAYDQLIAEGYIEGVARKGYFVLAYEDLQYVKTVDASSNHLYENEEAFVYNFHPSRIDTENFPFAKWRKYAKNAIDMEHHRLLLLGDMQGEYELRQEIANYLYHARGVRCTPDEIIIGAGIEILLQQLVLLLGNETIYGVEDPGYHVISQILESHPNKVFPLAVDGEGVKVEQIEKSAINIVYATPSHHFPYGSVLSVNRRVKLLNWALGADNRYIIEDDYDSEFRYSGKTIPSLQSMDQAEKVIYLGSFSKSLIPSLRISYMVLPNRLLQSYKEKLSYINCSVSRIDQHILATFMKQGDFERHLNRMRKIYRRKLDRTVDLLKPYQEKVSVIGGQSGLHIVFVVRNGMTEQELVEKAAAAKIKIYPLSSYSIEKKVENPPKIILGFAGIPEEELELAINLLLENWGILNH; translated from the coding sequence TTGGAAATGCTTGCTTGTAATTTAAATCGAAAAAGTGATGTACCTTTGTATGAACAATTGTATGGATACATTAAACATGAAATCACAGAGGGGCGCTTAGCATATAATTCAAAGCTGCCATCGAAGCGGAGACTATCCGAGTATTTAAAAATTAGCCAAAATACAGTGGAAACTGCCTATGATCAATTGATCGCGGAAGGATATATTGAGGGTGTGGCTCGAAAAGGGTATTTCGTGCTTGCATATGAGGATTTACAATACGTGAAAACGGTCGATGCCAGTTCCAATCATTTGTATGAAAATGAAGAGGCGTTTGTATATAATTTTCATCCCAGCAGAATTGATACTGAAAATTTTCCATTTGCAAAGTGGCGTAAATATGCAAAAAATGCGATTGACATGGAACATCATCGCTTATTATTACTCGGTGATATGCAAGGGGAGTACGAGCTGCGCCAAGAAATTGCAAATTATTTATATCATGCAAGGGGCGTCCGCTGTACACCAGATGAGATTATCATTGGTGCTGGAATTGAAATTCTTCTGCAGCAGCTCGTGCTATTATTAGGAAATGAAACGATATACGGTGTAGAGGATCCAGGGTATCATGTGATTTCGCAAATATTGGAAAGTCATCCGAATAAAGTGTTCCCACTAGCAGTGGATGGAGAGGGAGTGAAGGTAGAGCAGATAGAGAAATCAGCAATAAATATTGTCTATGCCACACCATCCCATCATTTCCCATACGGTTCTGTGCTATCTGTCAATCGTCGTGTTAAACTATTAAACTGGGCATTAGGTGCAGATAACCGATATATTATCGAAGACGATTATGATAGTGAATTCCGGTATAGTGGAAAAACGATCCCATCATTGCAAAGTATGGACCAGGCAGAGAAGGTAATATATTTAGGAAGCTTTTCTAAATCGCTAATCCCTTCACTAAGAATTAGCTATATGGTGTTGCCGAATCGTTTGCTCCAAAGCTATAAGGAAAAGTTATCCTACATCAATTGTTCCGTCTCAAGAATCGATCAACATATTTTAGCCACCTTCATGAAACAAGGTGATTTTGAACGGCATCTAAACCGCATGCGAAAGATCTATCGACGGAAATTAGATCGAACCGTCGATTTGTTAAAACCTTATCAAGAAAAAGTTTCGGTGATAGGGGGACAGTCTGGTTTACATATCGTCTTTGTCGTTCGAAATGGTATGACAGAGCAGGAATTAGTTGAAAAGGCAGCTGCTGCCAAAATTAAGATCTATCCACTATCTTCCTATTCAATAGAGAAAAAGGTTGAAAATCCGCCGAAAATAATCTTAGGATTTGCCGGAATACCAGAAGAAGAATTAGAGCTAGCAATCAACCTTCTGCTAGAAAATTGGGGTATCCTCAACCATTAA
- a CDS encoding SDR family NAD(P)-dependent oxidoreductase: MPVTPRVLTSFEDKVAIVTGAAMGMGEATARLFAEAKAKVIIADFNEEKGNEVAESIKASGGQAAFVKVDISKSEDVQAMVKFAVDTFGRLDVAVNNAALTPDDKPVAEFDEDYWNRLISVDLTGTALCLKYEIKQLEKQGNGGSIINISSVSGFRPQPKNIAYVAAKHGVVGMTKVAAMEYGPQNIRVNSVAPGAIDTPMLRGALEQFGFTAEEYAPQLSLLNRFGDPKEIAQASLWLASDASSYVTGTTIHADAGYTSR; this comes from the coding sequence GTGCCTGTCACTCCCCGAGTTTTGACTAGTTTTGAAGACAAAGTTGCAATCGTAACAGGTGCAGCTATGGGTATGGGCGAAGCGACAGCAAGACTATTTGCAGAGGCAAAAGCAAAGGTTATCATTGCAGATTTTAACGAGGAAAAAGGGAATGAAGTAGCAGAATCAATAAAAGCTTCAGGTGGACAAGCTGCTTTTGTCAAAGTAGATATCTCAAAATCTGAAGACGTACAAGCAATGGTGAAATTCGCAGTTGATACATTCGGCAGATTGGATGTGGCAGTAAATAATGCTGCATTAACTCCAGATGACAAGCCAGTGGCAGAATTTGATGAGGATTACTGGAACCGCTTAATTTCTGTAGACTTAACTGGTACTGCTCTTTGCTTGAAATATGAGATTAAGCAATTAGAAAAGCAAGGAAATGGTGGTTCGATTATTAACATTTCCTCCGTAAGTGGGTTCCGTCCACAACCAAAAAACATTGCATATGTTGCAGCAAAACATGGCGTGGTAGGCATGACAAAAGTTGCAGCAATGGAATATGGTCCACAAAATATTCGCGTAAACTCTGTAGCACCAGGCGCAATTGATACTCCGATGCTCCGCGGTGCATTAGAACAATTTGGTTTCACAGCAGAAGAATATGCTCCACAATTAAGCCTATTGAACCGATTCGGTGATCCAAAAGAGATCGCGCAAGCAAGTCTATGGCTAGCTTCTGACGCATCTTCCTATGTCACTGGAACAACAATACATGCCGATGCGGGTTATACTTCACGATAG
- a CDS encoding vWA domain-containing protein, with protein MYRFHDNSRVDTNIFLQLQDLSTVLSGDPDINFEYNFGSFIDVINHKVTASRFWDTANEAAKEAGHKSDLYLRTIGTLHYSNVRVMQHYLDSIAEAAMPKFAAQLFTLLEDIRLEEKVKQERPGTTKLFTIRRDYLRHYFETQLDTNVTRSFATDELFCLIYLLIQSNSPDPNFPRANDRQLEQLERIKALLYTLYEAENTSDITNICEKIVFQVSRDYDDSINEYFIFPVAHIEQFNRNTLFDELIRKDDLVNDDEEDVPDDQGEYIDEKFSTWHRENKNGESNQTFLQFELDQGTKTSLIGDGAREAQDADQAMAQIQGASGESKQNDYSKLESLEKKDTSQGNQSESKYGEENNEAVKIIKHAETPTYEDEKLYQANVQEIEAYKRKLANTIEKTLEHKRNAPRKDLVFGRLSKKLLPVVIDENPRIFYKKNQESKEIDAVFTLLVDCSASMHGKMAETKKGIILFHEVLNYLKIPHSIIGFWEDANDVTEGYQPNYFHIVNAHTDSFYQNYGARIMQLEPQEDNRDGFSIRVITEELAARREKHKFLLVFSDGEPAAANYDQNGIIDTHLAVSEARKKNIDVIGMFLADGEVKEREDMTMKNIYGKERLMIPSVSELPEHFAPLLKKLLLKTI; from the coding sequence ATGTATCGTTTTCATGATAATTCACGAGTGGACACAAATATTTTCTTACAGCTGCAGGATTTATCGACTGTATTGTCCGGTGATCCTGATATAAATTTCGAATATAATTTTGGATCGTTTATTGATGTTATCAATCATAAGGTTACTGCAAGCCGCTTCTGGGACACTGCGAATGAGGCAGCAAAGGAAGCTGGTCATAAATCGGATCTATATTTACGAACAATTGGCACATTACATTATTCTAATGTCCGAGTGATGCAGCATTACTTAGATAGCATAGCTGAAGCAGCGATGCCTAAGTTTGCGGCACAATTATTTACACTGCTCGAAGATATCCGACTTGAAGAAAAGGTAAAGCAAGAGCGGCCTGGCACAACGAAGCTATTTACAATCCGGAGAGATTACCTTAGGCATTATTTTGAAACACAGTTAGATACGAATGTCACAAGAAGCTTTGCGACAGATGAGTTGTTTTGCCTCATTTATTTACTTATACAATCGAATAGTCCAGATCCTAATTTTCCAAGGGCGAATGACCGACAGCTAGAACAATTGGAGCGAATCAAAGCTCTTTTATATACGTTATATGAAGCGGAAAACACAAGCGACATCACGAATATTTGTGAGAAAATCGTCTTTCAAGTAAGCAGAGATTATGATGACTCGATTAACGAATATTTTATTTTTCCTGTAGCACATATCGAGCAATTTAATCGGAATACGTTATTCGATGAGCTTATTCGGAAAGATGATTTAGTGAATGATGATGAAGAAGATGTTCCAGACGATCAGGGTGAATATATTGATGAGAAATTTTCTACCTGGCATCGTGAGAATAAAAATGGAGAGTCGAACCAGACCTTCTTGCAATTTGAATTGGATCAAGGTACGAAAACTAGTCTAATTGGGGATGGCGCGAGGGAAGCACAGGATGCAGACCAAGCAATGGCTCAGATTCAAGGCGCTTCTGGTGAAAGCAAACAAAACGACTATTCGAAGCTTGAATCCTTAGAGAAAAAGGATACGAGTCAAGGAAACCAAAGTGAGAGTAAATACGGCGAGGAAAATAATGAAGCTGTCAAGATCATAAAACACGCTGAAACACCGACATATGAAGATGAAAAACTCTATCAAGCAAATGTTCAGGAAATCGAAGCATATAAGCGGAAGCTCGCAAATACAATTGAAAAAACATTGGAGCATAAACGAAATGCTCCACGTAAGGATTTAGTTTTTGGCCGCTTGTCGAAAAAATTACTACCTGTAGTGATTGATGAGAATCCGCGAATTTTTTATAAAAAGAACCAGGAATCCAAAGAGATTGACGCGGTATTCACATTATTAGTAGATTGCTCTGCATCAATGCATGGAAAAATGGCAGAAACCAAAAAAGGGATTATCTTATTCCATGAAGTACTCAATTACTTGAAGATTCCACATTCAATCATTGGCTTTTGGGAGGATGCTAACGATGTGACAGAAGGCTACCAGCCGAATTACTTCCATATCGTTAACGCTCATACCGATTCCTTCTATCAAAATTATGGCGCAAGAATTATGCAACTAGAACCGCAGGAAGATAATCGGGATGGCTTTAGTATTCGAGTCATTACTGAAGAATTAGCTGCAAGAAGAGAGAAGCACAAGTTTCTTCTTGTATTTTCAGACGGGGAACCTGCAGCAGCCAATTATGATCAAAATGGAATCATTGATACACACTTAGCCGTATCAGAAGCACGCAAGAAAAATATCGATGTTATCGGGATGTTCCTTGCAGATGGTGAAGTAAAGGAACGAGAAGACATGACGATGAAAAACATCTATGGAAAAGAGCGTCTCATGATACCAAGTGTCTCGGAACTACCAGAGCACTTTGCCCCACTTCTAAAGAAACTATTATTAAAAACGATTTAA
- the speD gene encoding adenosylmethionine decarboxylase, with amino-acid sequence MDLKNLALGRHVLIEYYGCTTEIIENNGLIEQYMREAADHAGARVVESVFHHFNPYGVSGAVIIAESHLTIHTWPEYDFASVDVYTCGDEVDPSKAADYLSVKLQAKKTELMEIPRGIAGKIKQFANQRDNKKPEKIEMEKSEG; translated from the coding sequence GTGGATTTAAAAAACCTAGCGCTAGGAAGACATGTATTAATCGAGTATTATGGCTGCACGACGGAAATTATTGAAAATAATGGATTAATCGAACAATATATGCGAGAAGCAGCCGACCATGCAGGAGCAAGGGTAGTGGAATCTGTATTTCATCATTTTAATCCATATGGTGTTTCTGGTGCGGTCATTATTGCTGAATCCCATCTAACAATCCATACTTGGCCAGAATATGATTTTGCATCGGTGGATGTGTATACTTGCGGTGATGAGGTTGATCCGAGCAAGGCAGCCGATTACTTATCGGTTAAATTGCAGGCAAAGAAAACAGAGTTAATGGAAATACCTCGTGGAATAGCTGGAAAAATAAAACAGTTTGCAAATCAGCGGGATAATAAAAAACCAGAGAAGATAGAGATGGAAAAGAGTGAAGGATAA
- a CDS encoding ABC transporter permease — MNAIMSQCKFELLRIFRNPYFVFWTLFMPILFYFIFTNIVNTGVPNQEEWQAYYLMSMTTFSVMGSAIMNFGIRMVQEQTEGWSTFMKLTPFPSWAYFTSKMFGQLMMHVLSITIVFIAGFLINDVSLTIGQWIFSALWILIASVPFLALGSLVGTMKKVETAGGVSNIIYLALAILGGMWMPIRTFPEFLQNAAEWLPSYHFASGAWEIISGNTPDWKSFVILLCYLIVFMLLATYIRGKQEN; from the coding sequence ATGAATGCGATCATGAGCCAATGTAAGTTTGAGTTGTTGCGCATTTTCCGTAATCCATATTTTGTATTCTGGACATTATTCATGCCGATCCTATTTTATTTTATATTTACGAATATCGTAAACACCGGTGTACCAAATCAAGAAGAGTGGCAAGCATATTACTTAATGTCTATGACGACGTTTAGTGTAATGGGCTCCGCTATTATGAACTTTGGTATTCGTATGGTACAAGAGCAAACAGAAGGCTGGTCTACATTCATGAAACTTACTCCATTTCCTTCTTGGGCATACTTCACATCAAAAATGTTTGGTCAACTCATGATGCACGTCCTATCCATTACCATTGTCTTTATTGCAGGATTTCTCATCAATGATGTTTCACTGACAATTGGTCAGTGGATATTCTCAGCATTGTGGATACTAATCGCTTCTGTCCCTTTTTTAGCTTTAGGTTCATTAGTAGGAACGATGAAAAAAGTTGAAACTGCTGGTGGAGTCAGTAATATAATATATTTAGCATTGGCTATTCTGGGTGGAATGTGGATGCCAATCCGGACATTCCCTGAATTCTTACAAAATGCCGCAGAGTGGTTGCCATCCTATCATTTTGCCAGTGGTGCTTGGGAAATCATTTCTGGAAACACGCCTGATTGGAAAAGCTTTGTTATTTTACTATGTTATTTAATTGTTTTTATGCTGCTTGCTACATATATCAGAGGAAAACAGGAGAACTGA